GGGAGGGGGCGGTGCGGGGGTCCTCCTCCCACCCGGGATTCAGAGTCGGGGGGAGGCCAGCCGGGCGGGTGAGATGCGCAGAGAGGAAGGGACAAGGCGGATAAAGGCACGAGGTGGGGCTCCGGCCAGGCCAGGAAGGGACATGGGAGGGGTCTCGAGGGAGAGGGGCTGGATTTCTCCCAactccctccccccctcccccggGCTGGGGGCTCCGGGGTGGGATCCTGAGCGCAGTCCTGGCCCCGCGGCGCCCCCCGCCGGGCCGACCCTCGGAGACACCGCGCAGGGCCGGCTGGGGGGCGCCGCGCCCCTCACACCAACGCGTAGTCGAACTGCCCGCGCTCGAGCGCCTCCTTGTGGTCGGTCCAGGACGAGGCGGGCATGCGGCTGTAGGGGTCGAGCAGGATGCGCACGCAGCGCACCATCAACAGCACCAGCACCACGAGCAGGCAGAGTACGAAGGCGAACACCGTGCGCTGCTCCGCGTCCAGGCCCGCGCCCACCGGGGGCCCCGTCGACGGCGGCAGGGGCTCCGGCGACAGCGTCCACGTCGCGCTCATGGCTCACATCGCCGCGCGCCCTGCGGAGGAGGGGACCCGCCCCGGGCGCCGGGGATGAGGCTGCGCCCTCCCTCTCGCGCCTCCTCCGCTTCGCCCCCTCCTGCCGCGGCCGCCGCCCCCCTTACAGTGCCCGACCCCATCCCCCGCCCGCGCCTCGGTCCCCGGGCTACGCCCATGCCCGGCCCGCTGGATCGCCGCCACCACCACGCGGGGACCCAACTCTGGCCGTGCGCGCAGGTAGGGGCGCTGAGAGCCGGGAAACGGAgccgcgcccggcctgggccGCACACAACAGGTGCGAACGCGCGGCCGCGGCCCGGGCGCGCGGCGTGGGGACGGTCCCCGCGGCCCCTGCCCCCCGCTCCCTTTGTTCTCGGCGGCCTGGGACCCCCTCCCCCACCGCCCCCGCCCCGGCGCGCCCCTCACCCTAGCTTCGACCCGGACGGGGACCGACCGCCCGGCGGCCGCGCTCTCTCCGGGACCCGCGCCGGCTCCGCGTTCGGCCTCtccccggcggcggcggcggcggcccgggCTCCGGCTCAGCCCACCCCACCCGCCCCTGGAGCGgcggagaccgaggcaggcaagCAGCGCGCGAGCCGGGCCGCCGCGGCTGTTCCCATGGCGACGGGGGCGGGGCCGCCGCGGGGGGCGGGGCTGCAGGGGGCGGAGGCTGCGCAGGGAGCGGCGCGCGAGCCAGAGACCCCGCCCGGGCCTGCGAGAGGACGAAGCCCCAGCCCCGAGGACCCGCGAGCACCCACGACCTCGCCGGGGAGTGGGCAGCTGCCACTCCCACCTCCACTGGCACTTCGGGCCCCCCAGCCTGCCCTGTGCCTGCATTCTCCTCTGCGATGGACCCCACTCGAGACTCCGTTTGTGGGGGGGAACTCAGGGTCCCTAAAACACTCATATGGGCACTCAAGCTCCCCCGGCCCTGGGGACCTCAATCCTCAGAGAGCTCAGGCAGGTCACTGGGATGAGTAAGTCCCCCTAGTTTTGTCTGTCACTGGCCTCGTCTTCCAACCCAGGGTCCAGCCCTGGGCAAGGCGTCCACCCCACTGCGGCTGCAGTTCCTCACTCGACCTTGACCGCCTCCCAGAGCAGCCGCccgctcccacccccaccctcgcCCCAGCCACTCCCGCGCCAGAGAAGGCACTTCAGACTCCGGAGCTGCTCTTCTGCAATTCGGTGTTTTATTCTTTCCAAATCTCAGGCTTATGCACAAGATGGAAGAgcactgttaaaataaaaaatggaccTAAAGTGGCTTGGCTGACGTGGCTAGCGGGCCACTGAGCCGCGGGTCCCGGGTCCCACCCTGCTGTGGGGGGAGTCCCTGGGCCCTCTTGGCACTGTGTGGCCTGTGTGCACCCCAGGTGACCAGGCACCGGGACCCCTGCAAGGCAGAGCAACAGGGCAGGGGTTGGCCCTG
This sequence is a window from Nomascus leucogenys isolate Asia unplaced genomic scaffold, Asia_NLE_v1 Super-Scaffold_241, whole genome shotgun sequence. Protein-coding genes within it:
- the CTXN1 gene encoding cortexin-1 — its product is MSATWTLSPEPLPPSTGPPVGAGLDAEQRTVFAFVLCLLVVLVLLMVRCVRILLDPYSRMPASSWTDHKEALERGQFDYALV